A window of Halopelagius inordinatus genomic DNA:
CCTCGAAGACACCCTTCGAAAGCGAGGGGTGCCGACGGAGTACGTGGAGAGAGACCCGGTGGCCAAGACGTCTCTGGCCTTCGTCGCCCACGGCGAAAAAGCCGAACGGGGGTTCTCCTTCTACCGCGACGAAACCGCGGACACGCGGATGGAACCCGGCGGCCTCCCCGACTCCGCACTCGAGGGAGTAGAGTGGGTCCACGTCGGCGGCGTCGCACTCGCGGACGAACCGTCGCGCGAGGCGACGTTCGACCTGATGCGCCGCGCGCGCGAGGCGGGCGCGACGGTGTCGTTCGACCCGAACGCGCGACCGGAACTGTGGGAGGCGTTCGACTACGTCGGGTCGATGCGCGAGGCGTTCGGACTCGCCGACGTGGTGAAGGCGACGCCCGAAGACATGGCCGCCTTCGACGTGCGCGGTGACCCCTCCGAACTCGCGCACGCGATTCTCGACGAGGGGCCGCACACGGCGCTTCTCACACTCGGCGGCGAGGGGTCGGTGGCGGTCACCTCCGACGGGTCGCCGTGGACGGCAGACCTCTCGGTCGTCGCCCACGACGGGTACGAGGTGACACCCGTCGATACGACGGGTGCGGGCGACGCCTTCACCGCGGGCGTCATCGCCGCACTCGTCGGGAACGAACCGCTCTCTGAGGTACTCGCCTTTGCGAACGCCGTCGCCGCGGTGACGACCACCGGGGCCGGCGCGATGACGACGCTTCCGGACCGCGAGGCGGTCCGCGCGTTCAGAGACGAACGGGCCTGATTACTCGGTCAGCCGTTCGGCGATTCGCCGCGCGCCCTCGGCGGGCGCGATGTCGGGCTGGTCGGCGGCGACGCACTCCACGTCGCGGTTGAGTTCTTCGCTCAGTCGCTCTTCGAACTCCGCTACGATGCCCGGGATACAGGCCATCCCGCCCGTCAGGACGATGGGCTTGCTCAAGGCGAGTTGGTACGGTTTCATGTGGTCGTTCGCCAGTTGCGAGAGGAAGTTGTTCGCCACCTCGTCGACGGCGTCGTCGAGGTAGTCGTCGAGTGGTTCCATCACCGACCGTTCGATGGTGAACTCGTGGGACCCGCCGCCGGGTTGCTGGATGACGTCCGTGAACGGTTCGAAGCCGTCGAAGTCGGCGTGCGTCTCCTTGTACTCTCGGGCCGTCGTCAGGTCGATGTTGACGCGCCCCTGCGTCTCCTCCTCGACTGCGTTTGCGATGCGGCGGTCCACCTCGTTGCCGGTGACGGCCCCCGAGACGAACGGCGACAGTTGCTCGCCGTGGCGGTACGCCGAGGCTTCGAGGTTGGTCGACCCCATGTTGACCGCGGCGAAGACGCTCTCTATCGCTTCGAGTTCGTCGCCCAGCGCCGGAATCGACCCGGTGAGCGACTCGGGGAAACTGCGGACGAGTGCGCCGCCGACGGGGCTGTCCTCTATCACCTCGTTGAGACTCGCCAACCCGGGTTCGTTGTCTATCGTCGGAATCGCGTATACGATGGCGCTGTCGTCGTCGAGTCCGTGCGCCGAGACGAGTTCCGCGAAGAACTTCTTGGCCAGTTCCGTCCCCTCGCCGCCCTCGGGGAGTCCCGACCGGAGCATGTACTCCACTCTGTCGGGGTACTCCTGTGCGGCCTGTTCGCCGAAGAGGACCCGTTCCTCGCCGGTCAACGGGTCGTCGTACGTCGCGAGGCAAGTCAGCGTTCGGACCGTCTCTACCTCCCCCTCCCCGTCGCGGAACTGCAGTACGGTGCGCGTACTCCCCAGTTTCACTCCGACTGCGGTCGGTCCCGCGGTGCGTTCGTCGTTCGTCGATTCGTCTTCGCTGCGTCCATCCTCCGCCATACTCGGACCGATACGTAACTAGTAGAAAATCCTGTTGGTAATAGATTTTACATAAATCCGTCAGAGAGTCCGCATCTATAACACCGTCTGAAGCGGCTCTATTGCGCGTTTTCGAGGTGAGGGGCCGCCGAGAACGAAGTTCTGCGACCGTTTACGTCATCGAGGTGAGGCGAGCGACGTAGAGGAGACTGAGGTGGTGGTCGTCGACGTCGAACTCCGTCGTGTCGGCGACGTTGCCGGAGAATCCGATGAGGTAGTCGTGCAGTTCCGTCTCGACGTCCTCTGTGATCCAATCGACGGTGAGGTAGTAGCGGAGTGCGTCCATCGTCCGCTTGAACCCGCCTTTCAGCACGAGGAACTCCAGCCAATCGAAGACGACGCGTTCGGCGGCGTACTCGTTCGGCAGGGTCCGGAGATAGGGTTTTTCGAGCGAGTCGCCCGCGGCGGCGGTTTCGTGAACCAGTAGCTGTTCGAGTTGGTTCTGTCGGAGAGTCTCTCCCGCCCGGCCGCGGGGGCGTTCGTGGACCTCCTTGTCGAACCGGAATCGCCCCACGTCCTCCGGGTGGTCGTCGCTCCGCCGGTCGTACCCGGCGTCGCGTCCGGACCTCCCGTCGCCCCCCCGGCCCTCGTCGTACGCCGAGTAGCCGAGTTCGTCGTAGTCGTCGTACCCGGAGTCGTCGTGTCGCCGTCCGTCGCGGGCGTCAGCCTCTCGGCGGTTTTCGGACCGGTCTCGGCCGTTCTTGCTCCGACTTCGGCCGTTCTCGGACCGGACGCGTCCATCGCGTCCGCCGCGCGCACCGTCGCCGAACGGGCGGCCGAGTCCGAGTTCGCTCGCGAGTCGGTCCGCTCTCACGACTTCGTCTTGGGCCTCGCCGTGGTCGGAGTACCCCTCGCGGGGACGACTGAGTCTCTCGGACCGTCCGTCTCGGCGACGGGCCTCGTCGCGGTTCCGGCGTCGGTCGTCGTCCCCCCCGGGGCCGTCTCGACGGCCGTTGCCCTGCCGGTGTCGGTCCCGGCCGTCGCGGGTCCGGCGGGCGTCGTTCCGACCGCTTCGGTTCGGCGGGCCTTCGCGGCGCGGGCGACGCCCGCCGCTCTCGCGTTCGGCCTCTTCGGACGTCTCGTCGGACTCGGACGGTCGTCCGCGTCGGTCTGCCCGTCGTTCGTCGGCGATACGGCGGAGTTCTCGGAGGTCGTAGTTTTCGGGATCTATCTTCATCGGCCTCACCTCGCTCACGACGGTTCGGCGGTCGAACGCGTCGCGGCCCGGGCGCCGCCCGTCGAGTCGGGAGACGCCGTCGTGTTGTGAGTTCCAACCCGCGGGACCGGGATAAACCTGCCCCCGTGAATATCAGAAAAGATAACGAGTCTGCGGACCGAGTCGGAGGCCAGTCAGTCGTCGCCGGTCGGACGGCCGCCGTCCGCCGTCGGGCGCGGCGTCTCTCGGCCGCCCTCGGAGTCGATGTCGTCGGGTGCGGGGCCGTCGGACGCCGGTTCGGGTTCCGCCTCCGCGTTCGCTCTGTCGGCGTCCGAATCGGTCGTCGCGTCCCGCTCTCCCGTCTTCTCGTCTTCCACCTCGAAGCGGTCGAGCATCGTCACGAGGCGGTCGGTGTCCGCAGAGAGCGACTGCATCCGCT
This region includes:
- a CDS encoding carbohydrate kinase family protein, translating into MTDEPRTEPDGGSPRVVVAGETLIDFLPDREGPLSGVESFSRRAGGAPANVAVALAHLDETPRFWTRVGDDPFGDFLEDTLRKRGVPTEYVERDPVAKTSLAFVAHGEKAERGFSFYRDETADTRMEPGGLPDSALEGVEWVHVGGVALADEPSREATFDLMRRAREAGATVSFDPNARPELWEAFDYVGSMREAFGLADVVKATPEDMAAFDVRGDPSELAHAILDEGPHTALLTLGGEGSVAVTSDGSPWTADLSVVAHDGYEVTPVDTTGAGDAFTAGVIAALVGNEPLSEVLAFANAVAAVTTTGAGAMTTLPDREAVRAFRDERA
- a CDS encoding acetate and sugar kinases/Hsc70/actin family protein, translated to MAEDGRSEDESTNDERTAGPTAVGVKLGSTRTVLQFRDGEGEVETVRTLTCLATYDDPLTGEERVLFGEQAAQEYPDRVEYMLRSGLPEGGEGTELAKKFFAELVSAHGLDDDSAIVYAIPTIDNEPGLASLNEVIEDSPVGGALVRSFPESLTGSIPALGDELEAIESVFAAVNMGSTNLEASAYRHGEQLSPFVSGAVTGNEVDRRIANAVEEETQGRVNIDLTTAREYKETHADFDGFEPFTDVIQQPGGGSHEFTIERSVMEPLDDYLDDAVDEVANNFLSQLANDHMKPYQLALSKPIVLTGGMACIPGIVAEFEERLSEELNRDVECVAADQPDIAPAEGARRIAERLTE
- a CDS encoding FlaD/FlaE family flagellar protein, with product MKIDPENYDLRELRRIADERRADRRGRPSESDETSEEAERESGGRRPRREGPPNRSGRNDARRTRDGRDRHRQGNGRRDGPGGDDDRRRNRDEARRRDGRSERLSRPREGYSDHGEAQDEVVRADRLASELGLGRPFGDGARGGRDGRVRSENGRSRSKNGRDRSENRREADARDGRRHDDSGYDDYDELGYSAYDEGRGGDGRSGRDAGYDRRSDDHPEDVGRFRFDKEVHERPRGRAGETLRQNQLEQLLVHETAAAGDSLEKPYLRTLPNEYAAERVVFDWLEFLVLKGGFKRTMDALRYYLTVDWITEDVETELHDYLIGFSGNVADTTEFDVDDHHLSLLYVARLTSMT